Below is a window of Ctenopharyngodon idella isolate HZGC_01 chromosome 7, HZGC01, whole genome shotgun sequence DNA.
aaaaactttttcttgTGGCGTGACTGTAGCCATAGCATCTCCAGTGTTGATTTCCTTGTAAtgaatctgttttttgtttgctaTGAAATACAAATCTGTGACAGGAGGAAACCATTTAATTTGAAGCTCTTTGTGCACTAGGTATTGCCAAAAAGAACAAACATTCCAGGTTTCAGGACTACAGATACAAACTTGCGTGGAGGCTGGTCCCGAGGACGAGGTTTCCGTGCCTCGAGATTTTACAACCCATTCAGAGGCTGCCACTTCATTAGGTCAGTTCTGCCAATACATAACCGTATGTCACATGATACAGAGCTTTAATTATTTCAGAGCCGCAGTGGTCCGTGGCCTTGCACTCTTCTTATGCCGATTCTCTAACCGTATAATTCCATATTGCTTTCAGATTTGTGAAGCCTAAAAACTAATGCAAATGTACAGTGATCATAGTGGTTTAACAATCATATGGAAGTGTGGCATTTCTCTGGCTTTCTTTAATGATGTTATAAAAATTGTACTTTTTGTTTTAGGGAAAATGGACGAGCTCATCCATGGGTTGATTCTTTTtgatattcatttttctgttatcTTCAAAGCACTTCTTGGTGCTAATTAAAGTACGTTTCAGTAGTTGTATGAAGGGAGCTCAGTTTagtattattatgattatttttttgtatgtgtgtttgtagcTTATATGACACTACAGAAAGCGGAGACTTGATTTCTATTGAGTGGttactgttttatttgtattttatacaatttcTTTAATATGCCATGCCTGTGGGAGGCTGAGATGTCTTGTGAATTTCAGTactttgtctatttttgctttttcagtGCTTAGACTTCATcactgtaaataaaaacaatattatcaCGAGTCCTTttatgaaacacaaattaattctTTATTTTCACCTAACAAACAATACACAATGGACACtgatgtaaatatatatatacacaacttTAAAGAGAGGATTTCAGCAGGCCTGCACCATCATAGCTGAAACTATACTGTCAAAAGCCCTGCGGAGAgagaaaaatattatattagagTATCAGTTGCTGTATCAAACACTCCAAATGTGTGTTTTCACCAAAGAAACTTACTTTGATTGAATTGGATCTCCGGGATTGTAGAATGGGTTACACATTACATCAGTGAAGGAGTTGTGCAACTTTCTAAACATctgaggaaagaaagaaaagctcTTAACTCATCATTACAACCCATGTGACTGACACATCTCgcctctttttttgttgttacatAGGTGGAATGTGTACATTTTGCAACTCACACTTCTGATTTCGTTGTCTCGCAGAGATGTGTTGGAAGAATCGACAACAATCACAAACTTCACCTTAGAGTTTGTCACATAGCCATATCTGTAATTCTTGTTAAGATTAACATGTTGTGCATTAGAAAGCAGcccatcttaaagggatagttcaccccaaaatgaaaattctgtcatttactctgaatcatgtcattccaaactccttctgtgggacacaaaataagatattttggataATGTTGGTAACTAAAAAAACTTTGGTGATCAATGACTTCCATTGTGCGATATTTCTTGATATCTTTTatcttacacagaataaaagTCATaccattttgggtgaactatacatacatacactttatatctcactttattaagcaatgtctttgctgctgacattcaatgatccaattcaatcatattaataatcaaaaataactttagataaacatcacatttgtgtttttttttttttttttttattgcagaagtaagagtgttgaacttgaGGCTTATTTATGTGATATTTTGACAAAATCTAACTTTTTGGGGGGGTTGGGggttcttattaaaaaaaaaaaaacaagcccagcccaggtgagaaaaagtaacattactttgcattaaaaataatttagtaacacaattagttac
It encodes the following:
- the trappc2l gene encoding trafficking protein particle complex subunit 2-like protein — encoded protein: MAVCIAVIAKENYPLYIRSVPTQGELKFHYTVHTSLDVVEEKISGVGKALADQRELYLGLLYPTEDYKVYGYVTNSKVKFVIVVDSSNTSLRDNEIRSMFRKLHNSFTDVMCNPFYNPGDPIQSKAFDSIVSAMMVQAC